A DNA window from Panthera tigris isolate Pti1 chromosome X, P.tigris_Pti1_mat1.1, whole genome shotgun sequence contains the following coding sequences:
- the LOC122235261 gene encoding uncharacterized protein LOC122235261 has translation MGPPGESGEPPMLYWPFSTSDLYNWRTQNAKFSDNPKDLIGLLDTVLFTHQPTWDDCPQLLEVLFTTEERERIQVEARKSVLGEDRQPTQNPDLINAAFPLSRPTWDDNSAEGKERLRVYRQTLMAGLKAAARKPTNLAKVYDVRQVDTGAQHWVLLQPQGKLASKTSWVPGATGTKQYSWTTRRTVDLGMGRVAHSFTVIPECPYPLLGRDLLTKMGAQICFRPGGTKILDKEGQPIQVLVLSLEDEYRLHQTPPAPMADVDRWLQEFPQAWAEPGGIGLARHRPAIYIELKPGADPVGVRQYPMPLAARTGITPHIRRLLDSGILRLCQSAWNTPLLPVRKPHCNDYRPVQDLREVKRRVMDVHPTVPNPYTLLSTLPPDKNWYTVLDLKDAFFSLPLAPKSQDLFAFEWMDPEKGINGQLTWTRLPQGFRNSPTTFDEALHEDLGEFRSEHPHLTLLQYVHDILLAAEDQDTCQ, from the exons ATGGGGCCTCCCGGCGAGTCTGGAGAACCACCAATGTTATATTGGCCGTTCTCCACCAGTGATTTATATAATTGGAGAACTCAAAATGCAAAGTTCTCCGATAACCCAAAAGATTTGATTGGGCTTTTAGATACTGTTCTCTTTACCCACCAGCCTACTTGGGATGACTGTCCGCAGCTCTTGGAGGTTCTCTTCACCACCGAAGAGAGAGAACGAATACAGGTGGAAGCTCGGAAGTCTGTCCTGGGAGAGGACAGACAGCCGACTCAAAACCCAGACCTCATAAACGCTGCCTTCCCCTTATCCCGCCCTACCTGGGACGACAACTCGGCTGAAGGTAAGGAGAGActccgggtctaccgccagactctaatggcaGGTCTCAAGGCTGCCGCGCGCAAGCCTACTAATCTGGCCAAGGTATATGATGTAAGACAAG TGGACACTGGGGCACAACATTGGGTCTTATTACAACCCCAGGGGAAATTGGCGAGCAAGACCTCATGGGTGCCAGGGGCCACGGGGACCAAACAGTACtcatggactacccgaagaacTGTGGACCTCGGCATGGGCCGGGTAGCCCACTCCTTCACGGTCATCCCTGAATGTCCCTACCCGTTGTTAGGTCGGGACTTGCTCACCAAGATGGGGGCACAAATTTGCTTCCGCCCCGGAGGGACAAAAATCCTAGACAAAGAAGGGCAACCGATTCAGGTGCTTGTCCTGAGTTTGGAAGACGAATATCGTCTCCACCAGACGCCCCCAGCCCCAATGGCTGACGTTGACCGTTGGCTACAGGAATTTCCTCAGGCATGGGCAGAACCTGGGGGAATTGGGCTGGCCCGACACCGACCGGCTATATACATAGAACTAAAACCAGGGGCAGACCCTGTCGGGGTCCGCCAATACCCCATGCCTCTCGCGGCGCGAACGGGAATCACGCCCCACATACGGCGACTGCTAGACTCAGGCATATTAAGGCTCTGCCAATCGGCATGGAACACTCCCTTGCTGCCGGTGCGAAAACCGCACTGTAACGATTACAGGCCAGTCCAGGACTTAAGGGAAGTCAAGCGGCGAGTAATGGATGTGCACCCCACGGTCCCAAACCCATACACCCTCCTCTCCACCTTGCCTCCAGACAAAAATTGGTATACGGTATTAGATTTAAAAGATGCCTTTTTCAGCCTGCCTTTAGCACCCAAGAGCCAAGACCTTTTTGCCTTTGAATGGATGGACCCTGAGAAAGGCATCAACGGCCAACTCACCTGGACTCGACTACCACAAGGATTCAGAAACTCACCAACCACCTTCGATGAGGCCTTACACGAAGACTTGGGTGAGTTCCGTTCTGAGCACCCTCATTTGACCTTATTGCAATATGTACATGATATCCTGCTGGCGGCGGAGGACCAGGACACTTGCCAGTGA